The Yersinia entomophaga nucleotide sequence CGATTTCTTTTACCAGATGCCCCTTTCCAATACCGCCGATCGCTGGGTTGCAAGACATTTGCCCCAGTGTGTCGATATTGTGCGTCAGCAAGAGGGTCTGACGTCCCATGCGTGCCGCTGCCATTGCAGCCTCTGTGCCTGCATGACCACCACCGATGATGATGACGTCAAATTGATCTGGATAAAACATGGTACTGCACCTCGCCGTTATGCGAATGATCGTTGGTTTGCCCTGGGGTGGGGGATTCTACTCAAGTTTAGACGATCGACCAAGTGCCTTGGGATCGCCCTTAATTAAAAGAAGATCTTTTTATTTAAAGATCTCTTTATTAGATCTTCTATTAGGATCGCGATCATCTGTGGATAAGTGATTATTCACAAATAAGATCATGGGATTAAGGAGGATCGTTTGCTGTGCATGATCGGTGATCCTATTGCGTATAAGCTGGGATCTAAATGCCATGTTATGCACAGGTCACAATACGTACGAAGGTTGTTATAGGGATAACTACCGGTTTTACCCTGCTTATAAGCATAGTTATCCACAATCGTTCGCGTGATCTTTGAGCGAATTAGAGTAAATTAATCCACTTTTTAACCCATTCCTCAGCTGGATCCTCAGGAATCTCATGTTGAGTGACGTCGATCTCGAGTATTTCACCGATCCGTTTAGCCCCTTTTGCGATCAACTGTTGATCAAGAGAGCGGATCGCACCGCAAAAAGTGTCGTACTCGGAACTGCCAAGACCAACGGCTCCAAAGCGAACCTGAGATAAGTCGGGTTGTTGTTGCTCGATTTGTTCAAGCAAAGGCTGAAGATTGTCTGGTAGATCACCCGCTCCATGAGTCGAGGTCACCACCAGCCACAGGCCTTGCGGCGTTAATTCATCTAATTCCGGGCCATGCAAAGTTTCAGTGGAGAAACCCGCTTCTTCCAGCTTCTCAGCCAAATGCTCAGCGACATACTCTGCGCTGCCAAGAGTGCTGCCACTGATCAACGTAATATCAGCCATAAACAACCCAACCAAAGTAAAGAGGCGGTATTGTACTCTGTGAATCAGCTGGGATCTACCTGTGGACAATATGGGTATAGTTATTTCTTCATTATGGCACGATGGTACGCATAATGGGGTTCTGTAGTGAAATTAACGTCTCGGTAGACTGGATCTCATCAATAGTCTGGATCTTGTTGATAAGTACCTGTTGCAGCGCATCAATGGATCGACACATGACTTTAATAAACACGCTGTAGTGCCCAGTGGTGTAATAGGCTTCTACGACCTCTTCCAGGCTCTCCAGTTTTTTCAGCGCTGAGGGGTAGTCTTTGGCACTTTTTAAAATAATGCCGATAAAACAACACACATCATATCCCAACCGTTTTGGGTCAACGTGAACGCAAGCCGCGGTAATGATGCCCGCCTGCTTCATTTTCTCGACCCGAACATGAATAGTGCCTGGGCTAACGGCAAAGTTTTTGGCTAATTCGGCATAAGGTGTCCGTGCATTTTCCATTAATGCGTTCAGGATGCCGCGATCGAGATTATCGATCTGATATATTTCGCTCATATTTACCCCCTATTTTTATCGATAATGCGTATTTAACCGATAAAAAATGAATGATTAAAAGTGAAAAGGCAATATTAGTTATTGGATATTGAATTATAGGTCTGTTCTGTTGCTTAATCGATGTCAAGCCAAACGGCATCCTGATAATCAAGCATTGAGAAAACAGCCATGAAAAAACAATTTATCCAGAAACAGCAACAAATCAGCTTCGTAAAATCCTTCTTTTCTCGTCAGTTGGAACAACAACTGGGTCTGATTGAAGTACAGGCTCCTATTCTTAGCCGCGTGGGTGATGGTACTCAGGATAACTTGTCTGGTTCTGAGAAAGCGGTTCAGGTAAAAGTGAAAAGCCTGCCTGATGCGACTTTTGAAGTGGTTCACTCTTTGGCTAAATGGAAACGTAAAACCTTAGGTCGTTTCGATTTCGGTGCCGATCAGGGTCTGTACACTCACATGAAAGCTTTGCGTCCTGATGAAGATCGTCTTAGCGCTATTCACTCCGTTTATGTGGATCAGTGGGATTGGGAACGCGTGATGGGTGACGGCGAGCGCAACCTGGCTTACCTGAAATCCACGGTTAACAAGATTTACACTGCTATTAAAGAAACAGAAGCCGCAGTGAGCGAAGAGTTTGGTATCAAGCCTTTCTTGCCTGAGCAGATTCATTTCGTACACAGCGAATCCCTACGCGCTCGCTTCCCGGATCTGGATGCTAAAGGCCGTGAACGTGCGATTGCTAAAGAGTTAGGTGCCGTATTCCTGATTGGTATCGGTGGCAAGTTGGCAGACGGTCAATCTCACGACGTTCGTGCACCGGATTATGATGACTGGACGTCGCCGAGCGCTGAAGGCTTTGCTGGTCTGAACGGTGACATTATTGTCTGGAACCCCATTCTGGAAGATGCGTTTGAGATTTCTTCCATGGGTATCCGTGTGGATGCCGAAACGCTGAAACGCCAGCTGGCGCTGACCGCAGATGAAGATCGCCTGAAACTGGAATGGCATCAGTCACTGCTGCGCGGTGAAATGCCTCAGACTATCGGCGGCGGTATTGGTCAATCCCGTTTAGTGATGTTACTGCTGCAACAGCACCATATCGGTCAGGTTCAGTGCGGCGTCTGGGGCCCGGAAATCTGCGACAAAGTAGAAGGCCTGCTGTAATTAGGCGTAGCTTTAACCGATAGAATTATCAGGCAGCCCGGCGTTATCGCCGGGTTATCTATTTTGTTTCCTGTCAGGGTGTTCTTCGTCCCTATTATAGTTTCCTCTTTTTTATCTTCTAACTGTCTATTGCTACTTCAATCTCTTGCCTTTTTAATCACTTATTCGCCGAGGCAATAAAGAATAGTTCGGCTATGCCGATAGTTTCTGCGATTCTGGAACTTATATCTTATATACAGTCGACCTGACGCTCAGATGCCCTTTCCTGCGCTAAGGCAAATAAGGAAATTGACGAAGATGGCATCCACCTTCCGCTCCCTTGCTCCATATATAGAACAACGTGAACATTTACGCTTATTACTGGCTTCCCATCAATTTGATGAGCTTGATTCTCTGCTGGATGCCTCAGCTCAGCGTTGGCTGGATAGTTCTTCTCAACCCTTTGATTATGATTGGATCATTAGCACTTTTTTCGATCCGGCTGAGGTTGCTACAGACACGCTTTCAAACCTGAATGCCTGGATTAAACACAAGCCCATGTCTTATCACGGGCGTTTGCTGCATGGCTGTTATTGGGAGGCAGCGGCGGCGCGGATTCGTACCTC carries:
- the mioC gene encoding FMN-binding protein MioC; the protein is MADITLISGSTLGSAEYVAEHLAEKLEEAGFSTETLHGPELDELTPQGLWLVVTSTHGAGDLPDNLQPLLEQIEQQQPDLSQVRFGAVGLGSSEYDTFCGAIRSLDQQLIAKGAKRIGEILEIDVTQHEIPEDPAEEWVKKWINLL
- the asnC gene encoding transcriptional regulator AsnC, whose translation is MSEIYQIDNLDRGILNALMENARTPYAELAKNFAVSPGTIHVRVEKMKQAGIITAACVHVDPKRLGYDVCCFIGIILKSAKDYPSALKKLESLEEVVEAYYTTGHYSVFIKVMCRSIDALQQVLINKIQTIDEIQSTETLISLQNPIMRTIVP
- the asnA gene encoding aspartate--ammonia ligase; this encodes MKKQFIQKQQQISFVKSFFSRQLEQQLGLIEVQAPILSRVGDGTQDNLSGSEKAVQVKVKSLPDATFEVVHSLAKWKRKTLGRFDFGADQGLYTHMKALRPDEDRLSAIHSVYVDQWDWERVMGDGERNLAYLKSTVNKIYTAIKETEAAVSEEFGIKPFLPEQIHFVHSESLRARFPDLDAKGRERAIAKELGAVFLIGIGGKLADGQSHDVRAPDYDDWTSPSAEGFAGLNGDIIVWNPILEDAFEISSMGIRVDAETLKRQLALTADEDRLKLEWHQSLLRGEMPQTIGGGIGQSRLVMLLLQQHHIGQVQCGVWGPEICDKVEGLL